The DNA window CTTGACGCCGCGCGAGAACGACGAATCCGGAATCTTCAGCACCAGCGGAAAGCCCAATGTCTGCGCCGCCAGTTCGAGATCCGAGGTGCCGGCGATCATCACCGTCGGCGGCACCGGGACCTTGTTGTAGGCCATCAGCTCGTTGAGATAGACCTTGTTGGTGCAGCGGATCATCGACAGCGGATCGTCGATGACCGGCATGCCTTCCTGCTGGGCGCGGCGGGCGAAACGATAGGTGTGGTTGGAGATCGAGGTCGTCTCGCGGATGAACAGCGCGTCGTAATTGGCGAGCTTGGCGAGGTCTCGCTTGGTGATCGGCTCGATTTCGACGCCCATCTTCTCGGCGATCTTGGCCCAATAGCGCAGCGACGAGATCTCCGAGGGCGGCAATTCCTCGTGCGGGTCGACCAGCGTGGCAAAGGTGTAGCGCGCCGGCGTGCGGCCCTTGGTGTCGCGCCACTCGCGGTTGGTGTAGGTCTCCAGGCACTGGATGAAGCTTTTTTCCTCGTCCTCGGTCATGCGCGCCAGCGGATGGAAACCGATCTTGCGGATCGAGGCCCATTCGGCGCTGTCCTTGATGTGGACTTCAAGCGCCGGTGCGCGGAACCAGTCAAACAACAGCTTGGCGAAACGGTCCCAGATTTTCGACGGCCCGATGCCGAAGAAGATGCAGACCTTTTGCGGAAAGGCGCCGCCAAGATCCTTGCGGCATTTGTTGAGCGCCAGTTCCAGTTCCGGCAGCGCGTGCTCATAGAGCTTGCGCTCCGACAGGTCGATCATCGTCTCGACGGTCGGGATCACCTTGTGGCCGCGCGAGCTTGCCAGCAGCGAGGCATAGTAGCCGCGGCTCTGGTAGGCGTAATTGTTCGACAGGTTGATGACCTTCGGCCGCTGGCCGCGAAACAGCGACGGGTGCGCGAGATAGTCGCGATTGGTGATGATCTTGTGTGGTGTCGCCACCTGGTCGAGATCGCTCTGCCTGCCTGTAAGAATAACCCAGGTCATTGTTATCAGCGCTTTCCCAGAGTGATGGCGGCACGCAGTCCGTCGCGGCCGAACTGCGCCATGTTCATGAAGATGCCGTAAGGCACGGGAATGTTGGCGGCATCAAGGATGGTCTCTTGCCTTTCGTCCTCGACCCAAGGGTCATGGATGAGGATATGGTCGCCGTCATCGCCGATCGCCAGCACCCAGTGCGGCACCTTCTTGCCGAACATCAGGAAGCCGCTGATCAGCACCAGCACCAGTTTTCCCTCCGCGATCGCAGCCCTGATATCATCGATGGTGAACGGACGGTAATTCACCGGGATGCCGTAAAGTTCCGCGCGCCGGCGAAAGTCGACCTGGGCGAGTTCCATCACCCGACGCTTGTCCTCGCTGCGCACCGATTGCAGGAACAGCGCACCGTAGAAGGAAACGTAGATCTCCGCCGCAAGCCCGCTCTCGTACCCCGACACAGCGAGGCCGAACGGTTCGCATCCACCGGGACCCGACATCATGAAGACGGTCGTCGCTTCACGCCACAGCCGGATTTCCATGACCGGATCCGGCACGAAGCCGCGGTCGAAATTGGCCATCGCCATCATCAGGCAGCACGGGCCGCAGGTGAATTCACAGGTCTGCTGGTAGAATGGCACCTTGGTGGCGATCGGAATGTCGCCGCGCAAGGTCTTCTCATAGCGAAGTGCTGTCCCGCCATCCTCATAGTAGCCGGGTTCGCGGCCGATCTTGCGATAGCCGGCCTGCTCGTAGATGCGGATCGCGCGGCTGTTGTCCTCGCGCACCTCGAGGCGCAGCATCATGCGGCCGTGCTCGAAGGCGGCATCCTCGGCGGATTCGAGCAGCTTACGGCCAACACCCAGGCCGCCGAAGAAGGGACCGGTCGCAATCGAGTAGAGGCGCGCCACGCCGCTGCCCTTGCGAAACAGCACGATCGCATAGCCGGCCACGCGGCCATCGTTTTCGGCGACCAGCGTCTCGGCGGTTTCGCGCTCGATGAACAGGCGGAAGGAGCGGCGGGAAATTCGGTCGCTTTGGAAAACAGCTTTCTCGATGGCGGCGAGATCATCGACGTCAGACGCGCGGGCCGTGCGGATCTCGGCAGGCATGCGGCTTCAGAAAACCTCGATTGGTGGTGGGGAATGCCCTACTGAAAAACGTTCAGGACATCAGCCGAAATTCTGATGGCCACAAAGCGCTATCGCACCTCGAATAGGGCCGAATTGTGACAGATTCGGCAGCAGTCCAGCGACGCAAACGCTTTGAACAGGATCGCTATTACAGGCTGGCGTCACCACGAAAAATAGCGCCTTTCAACTCGCCAGGCCAGCCAGAAGCTGGCCATAGGCGCTCTTTGCCACGACAGCCAATTGCTCGCGCGGCAGCGAGCCGACGACGGCACAGCCATAGCCCTTGTCCAGCCAGTAGACGGCCGCAGGACCGTCTTGCGCCGATGCATAGGTGCCCTTGGCATTCTCCGCCGCTTCCGCCGTGACGAAGAGGGATATGCGCTCGCCCTTGTCGTCCTCGTAGAGCAGCATCGCGGCCTTGCTGTCGCCGGCCGGAAGCAACCGGCCGCCGACCAGCTGGAAACCGTTCGCGGTCAGGTCCGGCGCCACCAGCTTCAGCCCTACCCTGTTGGACAGCCAGGTCTGCAGATGATCCTTGTCGCTGGCCAGCACTTCGACCGCATGCCGCTTTTCGGCGGCATAGATGACATGGGCCGCGATTGCCTGCTCGGCCAGCCGATCTTCCGCAGGGTCCTCCTGCCCGACGCCGTCGACGCCGGCAAGGTAGCCACCAAGCCCGCCGGCGACCAGAAGCACAGCGGCAGCTGCGGCAAGCCACCAGCGTGAGCGTGGCACGGCTGCCCTGACCGGCGCCTCGCCGAGCACGACCTTGCGCAACCGCGCCGGCACCGCTTCATCCAGCACGCCGGCGAAGGCCGCCCGCAAGGCCGTCCGGTCGGCTGTGAAGCGGGCGCTCTTGGCTTTCATCTCGGGATTGGCGTCGAGCCAGGCATCGTAAGCGGCGCGCTCGTCGCTGGGCAGCTCGCCATCGAGCGCCATGTGGATGTCACGTTCGGAAAAGTCTCGGCGGATCATTTCTCGACGATCCTTATCGCGCGGCGACGCGCCGTGTCGTCCAGCAACCCGCGCAATTCCTCACGCCCGCGCGCGATGCGCGACATCAGCGTGCCGGCAGGCACGCCCAGAATGTTGGCTGCTTCGGCATAGGAAAAACCTTCGATGGCAACTATGACAAGGGCTGCACGACGGTCGGGGCTGATCGCCTGCAATGCGTCGATGATCTCGCGCGAGGCAATGCTCTCCACCTGCTCGGCCGGCTGGGCAACGGCCTCACCCGCCTCCAGCGGCAGCATCGCCGCCTCGCCGCGACGGTTCACCTTGCGCATCTGATCGATGAACAAATGATGCATGATCGTAAACAGCCACCTCCGGGGGCTTTCTCCTGTCTGCCAGTTGTCGAGCCGCACAAGCGCCCGCTCAAGGCAATCCTGGACGAGATCATCGGCAGCGTCGCGGTCGCGCAAAAGCGAGCGTGCGTAGCGGCGCAGGCGCGGTATTTCGCCAAGGATTGCTGCCTTCTTTTCGTCCATGACCGCTGGTTTCGAGGTCGCCCTTGTTAATCCTGATTGAACGCGCCTTCCGGGCGCGGCGCAAGCGGCCAGCGCGAAGCGGTCTCCCGCCCCGGTCACCCAAGCAATGAGATAACGATGGCGGGTGCCGATTTATTCCCCAATTGGAAGGCAGCGGCAAATAGGTTGCCTGAATACGTAAAATATGCACAATATGTAAAATACGTATTAGGATCACTCGATGAAACAATTCACCTTCTCGGATATGAATCGGGCGTCCGGCGAAATTCTCGAAACGGCAATGATCGAGCCTGTCGCTCTCACGAAACGCGGCAAAGAGAAGCTGATCATCCTATCGGCGGCCCAATATCGGCAGCTCGTTAGTTCGCCTCATGCCGTAGCCTACACGCTTGAGGACGCGCCGGACGAGGTTCACGATGAACTCATGTCCGGATTGGAGGCCATCACAACCGGTGACAAGCCGGATGCTTAAGCCCGGCGATTTGCTTCGATACTATTATCTATGGGCACGACAGGCTGACGCCGGCGAGGAATCCGGCCGCAAGGCGCGGCCAGTCTGCATTGTGGTCAGAACGCCGGCAACGCCTGCCGCACTGTTCTTGTTCCCGCTCACCTCGCAAAAGCCCGACCGGTCCCGCACGCATGTTGCCGTGAGCGAAATCGAGTGCCGCAGGGGTGGGCTCGATTTCCCGTCATGGTTGATCCTAGACGAGTACAACCGCGTACAGATCGATGAAGCTTATGATCTCGTCACGACGAAGCCAATCGGCTCCTTCAGCCCGGCGTTTGTTCGCAAGATCGCGGGCCTCATCAAAGAGGCAATCGTACAACGCCGCGTGCGCGGCGTCGTCCGAAAATAGCGGACAAACAGGTACATGAACGGGTAAGAGCTCTTCACGGAAGCAAGCGCTTCATCCCTCCCTCGCCGCCCGCGTCAAAAGCCGCTGATAAAACAGACCGATACCGATCAGCACGGCGCCGAGGCCGATGAAGGACAACGCCCTCAGCACGCCTTCCAGCTCCGACATGTCGAAGATGAAGACCTTCAGCACGGCGATCGCTATCAGCGCGGCCGAGGCAATGCGCAGCACCTGTGACTTCAGCCAGACGCCGGCCGTGAGCAGTGCCACGCCGATGACCAGCCAGAGGGCCGAATAGGTGTAGGTTTCCAACTGGCCGAGGCCGCTCCACAGGCCGATGAACTCGCCCTTGAACAGGCGCCTTACCGACAGCGTGGCATAGGCGAAGGCAAGCACGGCGGCCACCAGCGCCAGCATCTGCGCATACCATTTCGGCCGCTTGTCCCTCGCATAGAGCGCTAGGGCGCCGGCGGCGGCCGCCGGCAGAAGATAGGCGAGGAACAAGAGGTTGAACACCGGGATCCGGCCGGTCGATTCGTCGGTGAACAACGGATTCAGCACCACGAAGTGCCGGATGACGATGAGGGCGACCGAGGCCACGCCGGCGGCCATCGAACCATAGCGCAGCACCGAACTTGGCGAGCGCATGTCGATGGCGACCAGGATGGCGCCGGCGCCGATGGCGATCAGCGTGTAGATCGCCTGCTCAGCGAGCGTCATGGCACCCGTGTCGATGACGCCGCCATGCATGGCATGGCGCACCAGCATGGCGAGTGTGAGCAGCGCAAACAGCGCCGCAGCCGCTTCCATGGCGAGGCGTGGCCGGCCATTGCCAGCTATTGGTAGTGCGGGGGTGGTGCGGGCGAGCTGCCAGGCGGCAAAGCCGAAGGCCAGCGCCGGCAGGCCGTAGCCCGGCAGCAGCCAGTTGAAGACCGGTGTCGTCGACAGGAACTCGGCGCCGACAATGGTCGGGTCGAAGGCGACGCGGCCAAGCACCGCGATCACCGCGCCAACCGAAATCCAGCCGAGCACCGGATAGGAGCGCCAGCGGGTGACCAGCGCCGGCACGATGGCTGCCGCACCGAGCAGGATGGTGGTCCAGCCGGAATCGAAAGCCATATGCAACAACAGGAGCCCGGCGACCGCCGCGCCACCCAAAGCAAACGACACCGCGATACCGCCCTTGAGCGGCGGCTCTTCAGCCCGCGCGATCCACTCGCCGCCGGCGGCGAAAACCACGACAAGCAGCGCCGCTGCGGCGGCGTAGACAAAATCGCGGTCGAGATTGCCGAAGGTGAACCAGAGCGCCAGCAGGATGACCAGCGGGACGATGACGCCCCACGCTGCCCATGAGGCCGCACGGATCTGCGTCCCGGCGGCGAACCTGTGCGCGGCCCAGAAGCCGGCGCCGATGAAGACCATGCCGAGTGCGATGCCGATGCGCAATGTCAGCGCATTGGACGTGGCCACGGGCAGTCCATCGACGCCCAGGGCACCGCCCGAAAAATCGGAGGCGATCGAGGTTGGCGGGATGATGCCGAGATAGATCAGCACCGAGACCAGCCCGGCCGCATAGAGGAGCGGCAGCGCCAGCGGGCGATAGAGCGCGACGGCCACCATCGCGGCGATCACCACGGCGCCCGGCAAGGCATAGC is part of the Mesorhizobium loti genome and encodes:
- a CDS encoding prevent-host-death protein, with the translated sequence MKQFTFSDMNRASGEILETAMIEPVALTKRGKEKLIILSAAQYRQLVSSPHAVAYTLEDAPDEVHDELMSGLEAITTGDKPDA
- a CDS encoding sigma-70 family RNA polymerase sigma factor, which gives rise to MDEKKAAILGEIPRLRRYARSLLRDRDAADDLVQDCLERALVRLDNWQTGESPRRWLFTIMHHLFIDQMRKVNRRGEAAMLPLEAGEAVAQPAEQVESIASREIIDALQAISPDRRAALVIVAIEGFSYAEAANILGVPAGTLMSRIARGREELRGLLDDTARRRAIRIVEK
- a CDS encoding RimK family alpha-L-glutamate ligase, whose amino-acid sequence is MTWVILTGRQSDLDQVATPHKIITNRDYLAHPSLFRGQRPKVINLSNNYAYQSRGYYASLLASSRGHKVIPTVETMIDLSERKLYEHALPELELALNKCRKDLGGAFPQKVCIFFGIGPSKIWDRFAKLLFDWFRAPALEVHIKDSAEWASIRKIGFHPLARMTEDEEKSFIQCLETYTNREWRDTKGRTPARYTFATLVDPHEELPPSEISSLRYWAKIAEKMGVEIEPITKRDLAKLANYDALFIRETTSISNHTYRFARRAQQEGMPVIDDPLSMIRCTNKVYLNELMAYNKVPVPPTVMIAGTSDLELAAQTLGFPLVLKIPDSSFSRGVKKCANFEELKTLATEWLEDSDLLIAQKFIPTEYDWRVGVLGGQPLFAVHYLMAKKHWQIVNHKANGKPDQGGIKTFTLKETPAHVVETAVKAARCIGDGLYGVDLKETKDGVFVIEVNDNPNLDHGWEDSGEKDEVWVRLTQWFLERLDRPGR
- a CDS encoding anti-sigma factor, coding for MIRRDFSERDIHMALDGELPSDERAAYDAWLDANPEMKAKSARFTADRTALRAAFAGVLDEAVPARLRKVVLGEAPVRAAVPRSRWWLAAAAAVLLVAGGLGGYLAGVDGVGQEDPAEDRLAEQAIAAHVIYAAEKRHAVEVLASDKDHLQTWLSNRVGLKLVAPDLTANGFQLVGGRLLPAGDSKAAMLLYEDDKGERISLFVTAEAAENAKGTYASAQDGPAAVYWLDKGYGCAVVGSLPREQLAVVAKSAYGQLLAGLAS
- a CDS encoding DUF2339 domain-containing protein, with product MFESLIGLVAIIALFVIISRQQSRIGLVERELGALRSLVLSGAVTPVAKPFEQATPDVAPADVAPAVAAAADISSPAISEPVAAPAPAMEAQAPIGEVVSGPWAPSEPKAAEPAAPTATAKAARQSDVETALGTRWAVWVGGIALALGGLFLIRYTIEAGIFGPGVRLTMAGVLGLVLVAGGEFIRRTGFKVPVQGVAGAYIPAILTAAGAFILFGTVYAAHGIYGFIGPALAFTLLGAIGVATIAAALVHGQALAGIGLVGAVVTPMLVASQAPNPWALFGYLAIVLAATGVIARMRDWKLLMAAAFFGTGVWTILYMTDAPGANLSAILFIDAVTLAVLALVWLARRGDETGPARAFDWPSIVPGLFVAFSALGLSVDPAFAAAGYALPGAVVIAAMVAVALYRPLALPLLYAAGLVSVLIYLGIIPPTSIASDFSGGALGVDGLPVATSNALTLRIGIALGMVFIGAGFWAAHRFAAGTQIRAASWAAWGVIVPLVILLALWFTFGNLDRDFVYAAAAALLVVVFAAGGEWIARAEEPPLKGGIAVSFALGGAAVAGLLLLHMAFDSGWTTILLGAAAIVPALVTRWRSYPVLGWISVGAVIAVLGRVAFDPTIVGAEFLSTTPVFNWLLPGYGLPALAFGFAAWQLARTTPALPIAGNGRPRLAMEAAAALFALLTLAMLVRHAMHGGVIDTGAMTLAEQAIYTLIAIGAGAILVAIDMRSPSSVLRYGSMAAGVASVALIVIRHFVVLNPLFTDESTGRIPVFNLLFLAYLLPAAAAGALALYARDKRPKWYAQMLALVAAVLAFAYATLSVRRLFKGEFIGLWSGLGQLETYTYSALWLVIGVALLTAGVWLKSQVLRIASAALIAIAVLKVFIFDMSELEGVLRALSFIGLGAVLIGIGLFYQRLLTRAAREG
- a CDS encoding GNAT family N-acetyltransferase encodes the protein MPAEIRTARASDVDDLAAIEKAVFQSDRISRRSFRLFIERETAETLVAENDGRVAGYAIVLFRKGSGVARLYSIATGPFFGGLGVGRKLLESAEDAAFEHGRMMLRLEVREDNSRAIRIYEQAGYRKIGREPGYYEDGGTALRYEKTLRGDIPIATKVPFYQQTCEFTCGPCCLMMAMANFDRGFVPDPVMEIRLWREATTVFMMSGPGGCEPFGLAVSGYESGLAAEIYVSFYGALFLQSVRSEDKRRVMELAQVDFRRRAELYGIPVNYRPFTIDDIRAAIAEGKLVLVLISGFLMFGKKVPHWVLAIGDDGDHILIHDPWVEDERQETILDAANIPVPYGIFMNMAQFGRDGLRAAITLGKR